In Candidatus Afararchaeum irisae, a single genomic region encodes these proteins:
- the dph2 gene encoding diphthamide biosynthesis enzyme Dph2 — protein sequence MKLKESAFDFELDRVVNEIEEEGYDRVGLQFPQGLKRRATEVVRELRKRAPGTRFLISGDPCYGACDLDEYLLKRTDVLVHFGHSPIRNTDSVIYVESRSHAEIEPIIDESLEKIDDDKPVCLVTTAQHSHVFGEAHEIIEERGYDVVTQEGDDRLENEGQVLGCNYTTVDPDAPQVLYLGGGDFHPVGLAMDHPDKLLVVADPVNKEVREVDGEKFIRQRYAAIARAEDAESWGVILSTKIGQKRERVAEEIVENHDEAFLITMNEVTPDRLLHFDADAYVNTACPRITTDDGPRYDEPVLTPIEFEIAVGERDWDDLRFDTFHGAF from the coding sequence ATGAAGCTCAAGGAGTCAGCATTCGACTTTGAACTCGACAGGGTCGTAAATGAGATAGAAGAAGAGGGATACGACAGAGTGGGTCTCCAGTTCCCACAGGGTCTCAAGAGACGCGCGACAGAGGTCGTGAGAGAGCTAAGGAAGAGAGCACCAGGGACTCGGTTTCTTATATCGGGAGACCCGTGTTACGGCGCGTGTGACCTCGACGAGTACCTCCTCAAACGCACCGACGTCCTCGTTCATTTTGGACATTCGCCCATACGTAACACAGACAGCGTGATCTATGTTGAGTCGCGTTCACACGCCGAGATAGAGCCGATAATAGACGAGAGCTTGGAGAAGATAGACGACGACAAGCCCGTCTGTCTCGTGACGACCGCACAGCACTCACACGTCTTCGGGGAGGCGCACGAGATAATAGAGGAGAGAGGCTACGACGTCGTGACACAGGAGGGTGACGACAGGCTCGAAAACGAGGGACAGGTACTCGGCTGTAACTACACCACTGTCGACCCCGACGCTCCTCAGGTACTCTACCTCGGCGGAGGCGACTTCCATCCCGTGGGTCTCGCTATGGATCACCCCGACAAGCTTCTCGTCGTCGCAGATCCCGTCAACAAGGAGGTCAGGGAGGTCGACGGGGAGAAGTTCATACGTCAGAGGTACGCCGCTATCGCACGTGCCGAAGACGCCGAGTCTTGGGGTGTCATACTCTCGACTAAGATAGGACAGAAGAGGGAGAGGGTAGCCGAGGAGATAGTCGAGAACCACGACGAGGCGTTCCTCATCACTATGAACGAGGTTACCCCCGACAGACTCCTACATTTCGACGCAGACGCCTACGTCAACACGGCGTGTCCACGTATAACTACTGACGACGGACCGAGGTACGACGAGCCGGTTCTCACGCCTATCGAGTTCGAGATCGCTGTCGGAGAAAGAGACTGGGACGACCTGAGGTTCGACACCTTCCACGGAGCCTTCTAG
- a CDS encoding Lrp/AsnC family transcriptional regulator, protein MTDSTDTEQAIIEALEENARASYGDIAEKVGVSEPTVRKYIERLEDTGAITGYTAEVDPNKVSGRTVALVGIDTESDSLLRVSEEIKDVEGVRDVYITSGDHDILAKVVARDNQSLHGIISEGIEGIEGVTASHPSVLQERVK, encoded by the coding sequence GTGACCGACTCTACGGACACCGAACAGGCGATAATAGAGGCGCTTGAGGAGAACGCACGCGCCTCGTACGGCGATATCGCCGAGAAGGTGGGGGTGAGTGAGCCCACGGTGCGTAAGTACATAGAGAGGCTCGAAGATACGGGGGCTATAACCGGATACACGGCGGAGGTCGATCCTAATAAGGTCAGCGGTCGGACGGTTGCTCTCGTCGGAATCGACACCGAGAGCGACAGCCTTCTGCGTGTCTCGGAGGAGATAAAGGACGTCGAAGGCGTCAGGGACGTCTACATAACCAGCGGTGACCACGACATACTCGCGAAGGTCGTCGCGCGCGACAACCAGAGCCTCCACGGCATAATCTCAGAGGGCATTGAGGGAATAGAAGGAGTCACGGCGTCACATCCCTCGGTTCTTCAGGAGAGAGTCAAGTAG